The following nucleotide sequence is from Thermoanaerobacterales bacterium.
CATTGCTTCGCGCGGGAAGATGGCGTTGGAAGCAAACATCATGGGCAGGGTGAGGAAGTTCGTCATGGCCATCAGCGCTTCGTGGGAACGAACAACGCTGGCCAGGGAAAGGGAGACGCCGGCCACGCCGGCTGAAAAGAGGCTGATCAAAAACAGGCTCAGGAGCATTCCCGGCAGGCCGGCGGCAAAGTGTACCCCCAGGGACACGGCCACGGCGACGATGACGATGGACTGGAAGACGTTCTGTACGGCGATGCCGGCCATCTTGCCGAGGGGGATGGCGGCGCGCGCGATGGGGGCGGCCATCATGCGGTTGAGGTACCCGGTGCGCCGGTCCCAGATG
It contains:
- a CDS encoding ABC transporter permease translates to LVLMGNMMSGLTSNPFAARMLGTGSYLDFMTPGIMLMSSLFGGVFGGVSIIWDRRTGYLNRMMAAPIARAAIPLGKMAGIAVQNVFQSIVIVAVAVSLGVHFAAGLPGMLLSLFLISLFSAGVAGVSLSLASVVRSHEALMAMTNFLTLPMMFASNAIFPREAMPSWLRVIADVNPLTYAVTPVRTLVVDGWLWERIFPGLTLTVIFALALIAVAARQFNRSAG